The genomic interval CCACCTCTAGACGAAGAAGCTCATTTTCTCGCTCTAATTTTTGTTCGTAGGACTCGTCTGCGTCTTCTATCGTTTTTTTATTTTTATTCTTGGCCTTATCAGACATAGGTGGCCGTCCTTTCGGTTTTTCAAGAGACTCAGCACCTTCCTCCAAAAAAGCTTTCTTCCACGCAGTAATCATTGGAGGATTGGTTAGCCCAAACTCAAGGGCAGTTTCCGTAACTGAAAATCCTGTTCTTTTCATAAAGCTTAATACATTCAGCTTGAATTGAACAGAATAAGTTTTATTCTGTTTTTTCCTCGTTAACCCTTCCATTCCGAATTTCTCGTAATTTTTCACCCAATTAATAATCTGCTTATGAGACTTAATATCATGTTTTTTAGCTAAAAGTTTATAACCAAGTTTACCTTCTTGATATTCTTTCACTATCATAAACTTAAATTTTTCATTATATTTAGACATAATTAAACACCCCAAAAGTTAGATTCTTAACTCTAACTTTTGGGGTGCGGTACAATTTTAAAAGTCTGACTTTGAAAAAGGGGGTTTTTGATTATTTAATTGTTTTTGTCCACAACATATAGTTTTTAACGCATTATCAACACACTATATATTGTATAGTGAAATTATAAAAAAAGCTGTCGAGACTTTCTCGACAGCCTGAGTAAAGCTATTTTAGCTTTACTCTATGTACTATATTACCCACGAATAGTTTTTAATGCAGTAGACCAAGCTACTACTTGATCAAGCATTGCATTCATATTCTCTAGATGAAGAGAAGATGGTTTAAATGTTGTGAAGTTCTCAAAATCAGTAAATAAAGAAAGTGTTGGATGAACTCGAACGTCAGCAATTTGCAATTCGCCTAAAATTCCTCTTAGATGCTCTGCCGCGCGAGCTCCACCTGTTGAGCCATAGCTTACAATACCTGCTGCTTTATTATTCCAAGCTTCTCTTGCAGAATCTAAAGCATTTTTTAAAGCGCCAGTAATACTATGATTGTACTCGGCAGCAACAAACACGAAGCCATCAAGACTAGCTAGCTTTTCATTCCAAGCTGCAACATTTTCTTGCCCTTCAGCTGCACCTAAAAATGGTAAGTTAAACGCTGCAATATCAACGATTTCATATTCAGCATCTCCACGCTTGTCAGCAATTTCTTTCACCCATGCTCCAACTTGTGGACTTACTCTTCCTTGACGTGTACTACCTAAGATAATTCCAATTTTCATGATTTTAACCTCCATATTTTCAAAAAATTTTTATTACTTTTTATCCTAATACTGAGATTATTTAATTGCAAATAATACGACTTACTTATTATTAAAAAGTTATTAAAAGTAAGCTACTAATATTTTTCGTAAAATGATAGGAAGGTTCCTAACATAATTCCTTAACAATTTCTCCTAAATTCGTAATACCTTTGACGATATTTTCCTCAGACATATACGAATAATTAATTCGACAATGATTTTTCTCTTGCATGCATGGAAAGAAGCTTTCTCCAGGAACATATGCCACTTTAGCTATTGGTAGACTTTGCTCCTGCATTAAGATTCTCGTATCAATATGTTCTGGAAAAGTAATCCATGTAAATAATCCGCCTTGTGGATTTGTATAGGTTATACTTTTTGGAAAGGTTTCACGTAAGGTTTGAAACATCACCTCTTTTTTATATTTATATGTATCACGTATATGAGCAATATGTTTATCCAAATCATACATATCCATAAATCGGTTCACTGCATACATATTTAAAGTGGAATTTTGCGTATCGGAAGCCATCTTTAATAAGCTTAATTTCTCAGCTAATACACTATCAGCAATTAACCAGCCAAGACGTAATCCTGGGCTAAGAATTTTCGAAAAGCTTCCAATATGAATAACTCTTCCTTCTGTATCAAAACTTTTTATAGCAGGTAGATCTTCTCCCTCATATCGTATTTCTCGATACGGGCTATCCTCCACTATCACAACATTATACTTATTCGCTAATTCCACTAATGCCTTTCTTCTCTCCAGGCTCATTGTGACTCCTGTAGGATTCTGAAATTCAGGAACCGTATA from Niallia sp. FSL W8-0635 carries:
- a CDS encoding NADPH-dependent FMN reductase, giving the protein MKIGIILGSTRQGRVSPQVGAWVKEIADKRGDAEYEIVDIAAFNLPFLGAAEGQENVAAWNEKLASLDGFVFVAAEYNHSITGALKNALDSAREAWNNKAAGIVSYGSTGGARAAEHLRGILGELQIADVRVHPTLSLFTDFENFTTFKPSSLHLENMNAMLDQVVAWSTALKTIRG
- a CDS encoding helix-turn-helix domain-containing protein; translated protein: MSKYNEKFKFMIVKEYQEGKLGYKLLAKKHDIKSHKQIINWVKNYEKFGMEGLTRKKQNKTYSVQFKLNVLSFMKRTGFSVTETALEFGLTNPPMITAWKKAFLEEGAESLEKPKGRPPMSDKAKNKNKKTIEDADESYEQKLERENELLRLEVAYLKKLRAFQMNPEDYLEKHKQRYHSNLKKSSD
- a CDS encoding aminotransferase-like domain-containing protein, whose product is MNYKFANRIERVKPSAIRELLKLGADPSIISFGGGYPDPEIFPIEKLRKVYDQVLQEEGKLALQYTGTEGLMALREKLVNRVQKIGISCDVDNLFIIQGGQQGLDLAAKAFIDHGDVIITENPTFLGALAAFNPYEPEYIGVSMDENGMRMDELEAVLQKHPNAKLIYTVPEFQNPTGVTMSLERRKALVELANKYNVVIVEDSPYREIRYEGEDLPAIKSFDTEGRVIHIGSFSKILSPGLRLGWLIADSVLAEKLSLLKMASDTQNSTLNMYAVNRFMDMYDLDKHIAHIRDTYKYKKEVMFQTLRETFPKSITYTNPQGGLFTWITFPEHIDTRILMQEQSLPIAKVAYVPGESFFPCMQEKNHCRINYSYMSEENIVKGITNLGEIVKELC